The genomic interval GTTCTGCTTGCCTGATCAAAGGGCTGTATTCCAAAATCATCCAGTATGAACAAATCCTGTTTTTCTATTTTGGCGAACTCCCTGATGGCCGAGCCATCGGCTTTCGCCATTTTAAGTTGCGCAAATAGCCGGGTTGCATTAGCATACAATACCTTAAATCCCTGACCACAGGCCTGCTGTCCAAGTGCTGATGCTAAAAAGCTTTTACCCGTTCCTGTAGGTCCAGTGATCAGGATATTTTCATTCTGTGTGATGTACTTACCATCTGCAAGGCGTTGGATATGATTTTTATCCAGCCCTCTTTGACTGCGGTAATCCAATTGCTCGACAGTAGCTTTATACCGGAAGCGTGCATTCTTAGTAGTTCGTTCAATGGACCGGTTGTGACGATCATCCCATTCACTGTCTACAAGCATTGCTGTCATCTCATCGGCGGTTAACGGTTCATTTCTTTCTGCCTGCAGGCTGGTGCTAAAGGCACGGTGCATTCCATGTAAATGCATTTGTTTCATTTTGTCAAGTGTGTCTGTGTTCATGTGATTTGGTTTTTATGATTGAGTAAAAAAATAAATGCTATTGGTAGTAATCGCTGCCCCTTATGTTTTGATGTTGTGGCATCGATACTGCATCATGCTGCTCTTCAGCGCTTAATTCGTCCAACCTCCTTTCCAGTATTTGCACGATGATTGGATAATTATATATCCCATAATCATTCGCTCTGCGACAAGCCCTGGTTAGCCGTTCACTACCTACTTTGCGAGCAAGGTTGAGAATACCTAAGCAGGATCTATAAGCTTGTTCAGGATGTTGTTTGTTTTCTATTACCCGCAGAATATACCCGGCCACTTCTTCATCAATAGCCTTTGCCTGCTCTACAAATTTTTCCGGTGTCCATTCACTTAAGTACCGGTGCGCCGATGCCAGGTGCTCTGTGATAGTAGTGTATTGATATCTGCGACCCTGCCGCAGATGAGTGGCGATCTGTTCAAATTTATAATAGACGTCAATACGTACAGGCGTGAAAAGCATTTTTACTTTCTTGCCGATAAAGCGATAAGGCACACTGTAATAATGTTTATCGGCAGCAAGACAGACATGGCCATTCTTCATGACCGTTGCAATGTGTTGTTGCTTAAACTGGTATCGATAAACCGGTAATGGTTGCAGGGTTTCTTTCTCAACTTCCTCAAAGTGCATGCGCCTGCTGTAATCACGTCCCTGCAACAGTGCATTGTTTAACAACTCCAAAGCTTCGCCGATAGCAATGTTGAGCGATTCAATCGTGAAATAGGTGTGTGTGCTGATGAGCGCATAGATGCGCGAGTAAATAATTTTAACCATCCCTTCCACCAATGATTTATCCTTTGGCCGGTAAACTCTTGCAGGAAGTATCGAAGTACCATAGTGTTCAGCAAAGTCAGCAAACAGTTCATTGATCGTCGGCTCATATTTACTGCTTTTGGTAACGGCTGATTTAAGATTGTCCGGAACAATAGCTGCTGGTACACCACCAAAATACCGGAGTGCATTTTCACAGGCTCCGATAAAATCTTCCCTGCGTTGAGTGGTTACTGCTTCTACATAGGTCAGCTGGCTACAACCCAGTATGGCAACAAATACTTCTACGTCCTGAACCTCGCCAGTTTCCTGATCGGTGATGCTTAGTTTTTCTCCGGCAAAATCTATGTACATCTTATCACCGGCTTTATGCTCCATATGCATCACCGGCTTAGCACGTCCGGTATAATCCGTAAAGTATTTATGGAAACATGTATGCTGATATCCTCCCGGGTGCGCCTGCAGGTACTGTCGCCATAGCATCCTGATCGTTACGCCCTTTTTCTTAAATCGCTTCTCCAGGTCGGGAAGCATTTGTTGTAGTACTTCATACCGCTGATCCTTACCTACTGTTTCTACGGAACCAAACAGCACTTCTAATTCTGTATCAGACATACTGCTGAGCAGATCATAAGTGATCTTCTCGCTGATAAACCTGCGGATATATTTTTTAACCGTATTACGCGATGCTCCCGTCTGTTCACTGATTTGTACTTTACTCTTGCCTTGAGTAAATAAACGCAGGATCTGTCTTATCTTGGACATTAGAATTGTTTTATTAGCCATCTGTCAGAGGGGTTTGGTACCCAACCTCCAACATTTGAAACCATTAAAACAACCTTTCTTATGTGCAGCTTAAGGGGTGGTCAATTTGCCGCGGATTCAGGTGGTCAGTTTGCCGCGGATTTGCCTGGTCAGCTTGTCGCGGATTCACGTGGTCAGTATCAGCGGATTTTCCAGCTTCATCGGCAAATGCAAAAAAATCAGTGGGTTTCCGACCGTATATCTTTTCCTTAAGTTGTCGTGTAGTAAGAGACTTGGAAACAGTTTCATGTTCAAATACCTGGTCCTGCAATTCGGTAAATTTATTCGATATGTAAGAATTAAGTCGGTTGCTATTTGGAAAACCGGACTTCACTTTTTTGTTTTTCTCATCCCAGAATTTACTTGGAACCAATACACCGGTGGAGATATAATTGATCTTTCGATCCTTTATAATGCGCAGATGTATTGGAGCTGCCTGATCTGCATTGAGTTTATCTTTTCTAAATATTACAGAGACACTTGACATAAAATGATGGTTTTGTTCACTGTAAGATAAGGCAAAAAACAAGAAATGGGGTAAACATTTTCAACATTTTACTAACATTGCATACAACGTTTTTCAATTTATAAATACATAAAACACTGATTTACAGGTAAAACAAAGTAAAGGAAAGAAAATTAAAGAAATAGAAGTAGTCTCTGCGAGGACACCTTTTCCGGTTTTGTTTTACAACATTGACAAACTCGTGTATGTAGGGTTATGTTTCCTAAAAATGGGGCTGCACCATTTGCTTTCACATAATTGAAAGGCTTCCTTAAATAACATCTTCTTTATCAGTCCAAAATTTCCCTCGCTGCATTTTTGCGCCGCCAGGTCAGAACCGCTGCTATTGATATCAATTCATACTAACCTTACTATTCAAACTTTTTATGCAACGGTTACCCGATTTAAAGTAACTTTATTCAGACATCCCTTTATTGTCCATAAATATAAAAGACGGGTGCGTATTTAAGAGAAGATGGCTTCGTTTTTTCTTTGTCACAATAAATACAACGTGAATTGTAAAAGGTGAATTTTGGCAACAAGAAATAGCGAGAGAGCATGGACATTTGATAATACAACTGATGACATGAGAATATACATCAAAAATATGGTCAGTCTCCGGTGTAAAATGATTGTGGAGGCAGAATTAAAAAGGCTAAAAATTAAGCATGCAGTTGTTGAATTGGGCGAGGTAGATATCATGCAACCGCTTTCAGACAGCAAGCGATATCTTTTGAAAACAGTTTTACAATTGTCAGGTCTTGAATTAATGGACGATAAAAAAGCAATCTTAGTAGAGCGGATAAAAAGTATCATCATAGAGATGGTGCATTATTCAGATGAGTTGCCCAGGGAAATGTTTTCTTCGTTTTTAACTGCGAAACTCCATTATAATTATAGTTTTCTGTCAAATCTTTTTTCGGAAGTGAAAGGAACTACTATAGAGCAGTTTATCATTTTACATAGGATTGAAAGAGTGAAGGAATTTATTCTTTATAATGAACTGAACCTGACGCAGATTGCGGATAAAATGCATTATAGCAGCGTCGCCCATTTATCCAATCAGTTTAAGAAAGTGACCGGCCTTACCCCTTCCTTTTTTAAATCGCTTAAGAATAAAAGACGGACGGTGCTGGAAAGCCTGTAGTCGTTTTGCATTGATGAGTGAGGTGCTGAAACTCCGTTATGCCCCATTGGATAATTTCTCCAACACCAATAGACTATACTATTTGGTTACACCTTATAATAAATATTCATATAGTAATCATGTAACTTAAATATTAAATTGTGTAACGAGTATATGTTTATATTTATTCAACTTTGTTAAGTGAAAAATTAATCTAATCATTAAACCCACTTAACATGAAAATTAATTTACCGTATTATTTATCCGGCCTTCTAATGTTGGCAATGCTGAATACCAGCTCAGGACAAGCGCCTCCTCTTGGTTTAACTTCCAGTTTCGCACTGTTCACAGCGGTAGGAGCTTTTTCAAATGATGGAACATCTGCTGTAACAGGAGATATAGGAACAAATGTGGGTGCTTTCAGCGGATTTCCTCCAGGCATTGTAATTGGACAAATACATGTAGCGGATGATATTTCAGCGCAGGCTGCAGCCGATGTGGATGTTGCATACAGTTTTATGGGAGGAATTACCTGTGGTGAAGTGATTGGTACCACTATGGGAGGTGGACAGGTTCTTGGCCCAAATGTATACTGTCTTGGTGCCGCTTCCACCATCAATGGTGATTTGTTGTTAGATGGACAGTGTAATCCTGATGCGCTTTTCATTTTTAAAATTGATGGCGCTTTGTCTACCACTGTATTTTCCAGGGTTATCCTCATCAATTCCGCTTCGTTGTGCAATGTTTGGTGGCAGGTAAACGGAGCAGTTTCTCTTGGAGAAAATTCAGTTTTCAGGGGTAACATTCTAGCAAACGGCGCTATCAGCTTGCTGGAAGCCTCTTCACTTTTTGGGAGAGGACTTTCACGTGCAGGAGCAATTGCATTGCATAACAACGTTGTGAATATGGATATGCAGCCGAGTGCTTCCCTCATTTTTGCAAATGGTCCTACCACTTTATGCAATGGTGAAACCGTGATGCTTTCAGGAAATTGTGGTGGCACCTGGAGCAATGGTGAAACCACTGCAACTATCACTGTAAGTGCAGGTGGCGATTACTTTGTAACCAACAGCAATGGCTGCGGCAGCGCTACTTCCAATGTGATCAATGTTACCACCTGCACAATATGCAGCCTTACAGTAAATGCAGGGGCAGATGTTTTCAAGTGCCATGGTAAATCCATTCAGCTCAGTGCAACAAGTGATGATCCAACTGCTATATACAGTTGGTCGCCTACAGAAGGGTTGGACGACCCCAATATTGCCAATCCAACTACCAGCGTAACGCACACAACAACATATACCGTTACAGCTACCGCTGCAAATGGATGTACAGCGACTGATGAGGTTACGGTCACTGTGTATGATCTGGTAAAGGCCAAAATTAAAATCAAAAGCAACACTGCAAGTTGTGCTGCGCCTTGTGTGAAACTAGCAACTCATTCCAATGATAATTACGTTTATACCTGGCGGTATAATAATGCTGACGCTACAGTTGGTAACATCCATTCTCATACCTATTGTGCCTGTGAGTCAGGAACGTATTCAGTGTATGTAACGGATACATCGTCCGGCTGTATGCACCATTCGAAAAAGATTGAAATTATTATTGCACCAAAGATGCAGGATGCTGATCAGATTACAACGGATCACGAAATACAAATCAATGCCTGGCCCAACCCTGCCAACAACAACCTGAATGTTTCAATACAGAACGCAAGGGAAGGTGTGGTAACTGTGCAGTTACTTGATATGCTCGGAAGAGTGCTACAGGTTGTCCATCTGAATGGCGATGATATTAGTACCAATGAAACGATCAGCTTCAACCTGGAGCAGTTGCTTGCAGGAATGTACTTTGTAAGAATAACCAACGGAGACTTTAACGCAGAGCAAAAAGTGATTAAGAATTAGGAATTGAGATTTGATTATAATCAGTATGATTATTGACCATTGACAAACTACTAATGACTTATGACTAAATGACCAATGACCAAAGAAAGAGAGTTGCTTTTCGAAGCAACTCTCTTTTTTGTTATAAGTAATGCTTTACAGACACTATTTGAAGTTATACGACCAACTCAGTTTAAAGGCAAGGTTATCAAACACATTGCTGAATGCATAAGGACCGTATCTGTAGAACACTCCACCACCTGCATTAAACCGAACGATGTTAAAAAATTTCTTTCCAAAGATATTGTTGATCATCAGGCCCGATTCAAAATACCCTTTATTCATGCTGATTGCTGCAGTATTCAGATGAACTTCAGGATGTGATAAAGTGCCCCAGCCGATATTGGTAACGAAAACAAAGTTGGGTTGAAATTTTCCCCACCGGATCACATTGCTTTGAAAATCCTGACGGAAATAAAAAGAAGCAAAGCCATCATCAATGAATTCATTCGAGCGCATGGTTTGAAAACTGTTAGCAGAAAATAATCCAAGAAATGCAAAATTCGACCTGCCGCTGAACAGATCCGTTGCAGGAATGGAATGATTCACCCAGCCACCTTCGAGGGCGATGGAAGTAATACCAATGGATTTGGTAGGAAATGAATAACTGAATTTCCCTTCGTATTTGGTATAGGTGAATTCACCATTCAGAAATCCATTAATACCCTGTGTTATCTGTAGCCATACGGTTGGATAACCCATGTTGATCCAGTAATACCGGTCGAGCGATTGTATAATGCGCTCTTTATAAGAAAAGCGCGCCGAGGCTTTAAATCCGGCAAAGTCAAATTGATTCTGTAAAACCGGATCGCCTGAATCAGTATTTACAAACTGGTAAAAGTCAGTGGGCTTTTTATTTACATCAAAAGCTGTAAGCTCAAGATTTACATATTTGCGTATTCGTGAAGTAAAAGCAATTTCCCTCCGGTCAACAAAATCAAAATTAGAGATCGTATAGCTTCTTAAATTTTCATTGTTCCCAAAATAACTTCCCTGGAAATAATGTGTCCCGCCCCGTTCTTCATAGGTACGGTCATAATTCAACCTTAGCTTTATATTTTTCGGGTAATACAATTTCCATTCAAAAAAGCCACCGTATTTCCAAATCTCATCACGAAGACCATATCCGGCAAAAGCTCCTATCTTAAACTTTCTCATCAGGTCGCTGTTTGTTTCAAGTCCCATTCCCAAACGAACTCCTTCCTGCCTGTTGAATTTTAACACGTTGTACAACTGAATACTTACATAAGGCAATTTTAAATTTCCATCCTGCAATGAACTTAAGACGCTCAGCTTATTATCGAAATTGTTCTTTTTCCCTACGCTGTCGAGCATGTTATAAGTAACTTTCTCTTTTGCGGAAAGCGTATCAGTCCGTTGCGCTACCCAATAGTCATTGGGTTTAGTCGCGGCATCTTTAAGTATATCAATGCCCACACCATCAAAATCCTTTTTAGTGAGCGGAGGATTGATGTCCGCCTCCTTGATGTTCGTTGTTCCTGACATGCTTACTTTCAATCCTTCAATTGCAAATTTTTTAAACCCGATGTCTGTGTTGATTTGTGAAATAAACCAATGCACAGAATCGGCCTTTGCATATCGTTGTTCGATTTTGACAAACATACTTGCAAGCGAGGTATCCGATGGTTCTGCTACCACACGCTGTATCGCGTATCCATCCGTATTGATTTCCAGCATTCCTTTCAGCGAAGTGAAATGCTTTCCTCTCGCCGGATTGTAAGTCATAACAAATACCGTATCGCTCCCTGAATAAATGGTATCAGTGATATTGAAGAAATATTTTTCCCAGCTATTCGGGCTGATCGGATTTACGAAATCTGTAGCAGCAATATTGATGAATGGCTTGTAAAAATTAGTGGTTTGAAACTCTGAGGTGAGTACTGTAAAATTCGGATTCTGCAATCCTGACACTTTCTGTGCAATCACCAATTCCTTGGTGAGATCAGGTGCAAGATGGGTGCGTTTTACTACAGATTCCATAATCAAAAGGTGATTGCTATCGAGATACTTAAACAATTTTGTGTGCAGCGAATCTTTCACGGCACCGGAATCCGGAATACCTGATACTACAAATTTTTCATAGGCCGTATACGCGTAGGAATTCAAATTAGCATAGTTATTTAGCTCACGGTTTTTTACGGCTGCTCTTATTATTCTGTTGGCTGGATTTTCTCCAGCCAGCACCGTCACGTTTTCCAGCTCCTGCTCTTGTGCAATCATAAAAACATTCAACCATTCATTCCTGTCTGTTGCATTGAATAAAATTCGTTGGGGCTTATAACCAACGAAACTAAACGTCAATGATGTAATTGGTTTTAGCGATTTAATTGCAAAATGACCCGTGGAATCCGCGCTTATGCCGGTTGTATTGTTGTCGTTAATTATTATGGTGGCGTAGGGAATTGGAAGATTGCTTGCAGAGTCCGCCACAAAACCCTGAAGTGTGGTAATCTGAGCCCTTAGCAAAGCAGGGAGCAGCACGAGAAGTATGAAGAGTATTTTTTTCAAAAAGTTACGCCGTTATAATTTTCCGGCATTTGAAAAGCTCGGGGTGCAGGCAAAGATACTACTACGATGTAACATGGAATAAATTCCAACTCTTATGAAGTCTGTTGAATTAATTGCCATGGAGGTACGAAAGAACACAGAAAAAATTTCCGTGCATTACGTGCTTCCGTGGCAATTTGAATGATTTCTATCTGAATTTTCTTTCACCTTCCGTGATTTGTAAATCATTGATGCTGGCAAACCGCTTTTGCATATAACCGTTTTCATCAAACTCCCACATCTCATTTCCATAACTGCGAAACCATTGGCCTGCTGTATCATGCCATTCATATTCAAAACGTACGGCCATCCTGTTGTCTTTAAAACCCCACAGTTCTTTTTTGAGCTTATAGTCCAACTCCTTATCCCATTTGCGTTTCAGGAATGCTTTCACTTCTTCCCTGCCACGAATAAATTCTGTCCGGTTTCTCCATTCAGTGTCGGGCGTATATGCCATCGCTACTTTTTCAGGATCTTTTGTATTCCATGCATCTTCAGCAGCCTGCACTTTCTGCAGGGCGGTTTCCATCGTAAAGGGCGGAACAGGGAAGCGTTTGTTTTCCATACTCATTTGCTTTGAATGCAAATATAATTGTGACAGAAGTACCGCCGCTCTTTTTTTCAGTTAGTGTAATCGAATAAATACGAGCAGGACGTGGCTGGTTTGCGTCTGCTGCAAAAAAAACAAACGGATACTGTTCCATTTCAGGGTTCGTTAATTGCTACTTTCACCATCATTTTTCCTGCTTTGGATGCTACAACAATTGATTGATGGGATTAAAAATGTGCTCCGTTGGATGTCCCATAAAAAATGGATCCGCGTCTCATTGTATGTTATCCTCGGTATACAACTGGTATTTCTATTATTGAATAGTCTCTTTCCATTGCGTATCAATATCAAATATTCACAAATCGTTACCGCATCCGATGGAACTGTATTGCATGCATTCTTAAGCAGTGATGAAAAGTGGCGGATGAAAACAGAGTTGAATGAAATCACACCTACACTCAAAAAAGCCATCATCTATAAGGAAGATAAATACTTCTATTATCATCCGGGCGTAAACCCTGTTGCCATCCTTCGGGCAGTTGTTAACAACATGCTGCAATCAAAAAAAACCTCCGGCGCTTCTACGATCACCATGCAGGTAGCCAGGATGCTTGAACCGAAGAATCGCACATACGCGAATAAAGTGGTGGAGATATTCAGGGCATTACAACTGGAATGGAAGTATAGCAAAGCAGAAATTTTACAACTCTATCTCAATCTTGTTCCTTACGGGAGCAATATTGAAGGCGTAAAAAGTGCATCATTGATTTATTTTCAGCAAGCGCCCGGTTACATGAGTCTTGCACAAACCGTAGCACTTACCATTATTCCCAACCGGCCGTCATCATTGGTGATTGGAAAGGATAATATGCTGATTGTTCAGGAAAGAAACAAGTGGCTGCGGCGTTTTGCAAAAGACAAAATTTTTCCGCAGGATGAGATCAAGGATGCTTTGCTGGAACCATTGGATGATACACGCCACAATGTTCCGCGACTTGCGCCGCACTTATCACTTCGCATGACAAAAGTCCACCGGCACGATGCCATCATACATTCCTGTATCGATAAAATGAAGCAGGAAAAAGTAGAGAACATCGCATACAATTATGTGCAACGGATTCACTACATGGGCATCACCAATTGTGCGGTATTGGTGGTCAATAATGAAAGCAACCGTGTGGAGGCCTATTTAGGCGCGGCTGATTTTTACAATGCCGAAGATCACGGACAGGTTGATGGTGTGCAGGCCATCCGCTCGCCAGGAAGCACGTTAAAGCCGTTTTTGTATGCGCTGGGATTTGACAAAGGAATGATTACCCCCAAATCAGTGATTGCTGATGTGCCTGTGAATTTTCATGGTTACATGCCGTTGAATTATGATAAAAAATTTCGTGGAAACGTAACTGTGGAAACTGCGCTGGCAAATTCACTGAATGTACCAGCTGTAAAAATGCTGGATCAATTGGGTATGCAATCATTTGTTGCAGCCATGAAATTGGCAGGCTTTGCACAAGTGGGTGCAGACAAGGATAAGCTCGGATTGTCAACCGTACTTGGTGGTTGCGGTGTGAAACTGGAAGAACTCACCAACCTGTATGCCTGCCTGGCTGATACCGGCTCTTACAGAAAACTTTTATGGACAAAAGAAGAGCATCAGGAAGGAGCATTTCAACTTATCTCTTCCGGTGCTGCGTTTATGACTACTGAAATTCTCACCCAACATTTAAGACCTGACCTTCCAAACAATTATGAGAGCAGCATGCATTTGCCAAAGGTTGCCTGGAAAACCGGAACCTCTTACGGGAGACGTGATGCATGGAGTATCGGATACAATAAAGAATATACAATAGGAGTATGGGTTGGAAATTTTTCAGGGAATGGTATTCCTGAACTCACCGGAGCTGATATTGCTACACCTTTGCTTTTTGATTTGTTTAATACGCTGGCTTACAATTCTTCAAATGAATGGTTTCAGATGCCGAAGTCACTGGATTTTCGCTATGTCTGTGCGGCATCTGGCAGTGTGCCAAATGATTTTTGCACGGAACAGGTGATGGATTATTTTATTCCGGGTGTCTCCGGCACTCAAAAATGCAATCACCTGAAAGAAGTTTTTGTGGCTGCTGATGAAAGCATTTCCTATTGCAGGAATTGTCTACCGGAGAATGGCTATAAAAAAATCCTGTATCCGAATTTAAAACCTGAGTTAGTTTCTTTTTATGAATTTCAAAATATTCCATATGAAAAAGTGCCACAGCACAATCCCCATTGCAGTCGTATTTATACGGAGAATGCTCCGTCGATCATCACGCCAACAGATGGATTGGAATACTTGTTAGAGAAAGACGAACAGCAGCAACTCCTGCTTAGTTGCAACGCGGATAATGAAGTGAAAACAATTTATTGGTACATCAACAACCGCTTTTTTGCAACGGCTGGTGTGCATGACAAGGTGTTTTTTACACCGGAAGAAGGAACAGTTAAAATTTCCTGCACCGATGATAAAGGGAGAAACAGTGATGTTACTATTGAGGTGAAGTATTTGGAGTGAGTGTACCTGGATAAATTGTTATATGGCTAAATTGTTAAATGGTTACATGGTTGCGGCGGGAGCAGCAATCCCCACGGATTTGGTTTCCCCTCCAGGGGGAAAGATCTGATTTACTGTTGCCAGTGTATTGCTAAAGTTGATTAACTATTAACCAACTTGGGAAAAAACAGATGCTTCGTTCCTCAGCATGACAGATCGTGTTGCATTACGGATCGC from Chitinophagaceae bacterium carries:
- a CDS encoding IS21 family transposase — protein: MANKTILMSKIRQILRLFTQGKSKVQISEQTGASRNTVKKYIRRFISEKITYDLLSSMSDTELEVLFGSVETVGKDQRYEVLQQMLPDLEKRFKKKGVTIRMLWRQYLQAHPGGYQHTCFHKYFTDYTGRAKPVMHMEHKAGDKMYIDFAGEKLSITDQETGEVQDVEVFVAILGCSQLTYVEAVTTQRREDFIGACENALRYFGGVPAAIVPDNLKSAVTKSSKYEPTINELFADFAEHYGTSILPARVYRPKDKSLVEGMVKIIYSRIYALISTHTYFTIESLNIAIGEALELLNNALLQGRDYSRRMHFEEVEKETLQPLPVYRYQFKQQHIATVMKNGHVCLAADKHYYSVPYRFIGKKVKMLFTPVRIDVYYKFEQIATHLRQGRRYQYTTITEHLASAHRYLSEWTPEKFVEQAKAIDEEVAGYILRVIENKQHPEQAYRSCLGILNLARKVGSERLTRACRRANDYGIYNYPIIVQILERRLDELSAEEQHDAVSMPQHQNIRGSDYYQ
- the pbpC gene encoding penicillin-binding protein 1C produces the protein MSHKKWIRVSLYVILGIQLVFLLLNSLFPLRINIKYSQIVTASDGTVLHAFLSSDEKWRMKTELNEITPTLKKAIIYKEDKYFYYHPGVNPVAILRAVVNNMLQSKKTSGASTITMQVARMLEPKNRTYANKVVEIFRALQLEWKYSKAEILQLYLNLVPYGSNIEGVKSASLIYFQQAPGYMSLAQTVALTIIPNRPSSLVIGKDNMLIVQERNKWLRRFAKDKIFPQDEIKDALLEPLDDTRHNVPRLAPHLSLRMTKVHRHDAIIHSCIDKMKQEKVENIAYNYVQRIHYMGITNCAVLVVNNESNRVEAYLGAADFYNAEDHGQVDGVQAIRSPGSTLKPFLYALGFDKGMITPKSVIADVPVNFHGYMPLNYDKKFRGNVTVETALANSLNVPAVKMLDQLGMQSFVAAMKLAGFAQVGADKDKLGLSTVLGGCGVKLEELTNLYACLADTGSYRKLLWTKEEHQEGAFQLISSGAAFMTTEILTQHLRPDLPNNYESSMHLPKVAWKTGTSYGRRDAWSIGYNKEYTIGVWVGNFSGNGIPELTGADIATPLLFDLFNTLAYNSSNEWFQMPKSLDFRYVCAASGSVPNDFCTEQVMDYFIPGVSGTQKCNHLKEVFVAADESISYCRNCLPENGYKKILYPNLKPELVSFYEFQNIPYEKVPQHNPHCSRIYTENAPSIITPTDGLEYLLEKDEQQQLLLSCNADNEVKTIYWYINNRFFATAGVHDKVFFTPEEGTVKISCTDDKGRNSDVTIEVKYLE
- a CDS encoding DUF3494 domain-containing protein, which translates into the protein MKINLPYYLSGLLMLAMLNTSSGQAPPLGLTSSFALFTAVGAFSNDGTSAVTGDIGTNVGAFSGFPPGIVIGQIHVADDISAQAAADVDVAYSFMGGITCGEVIGTTMGGGQVLGPNVYCLGAASTINGDLLLDGQCNPDALFIFKIDGALSTTVFSRVILINSASLCNVWWQVNGAVSLGENSVFRGNILANGAISLLEASSLFGRGLSRAGAIALHNNVVNMDMQPSASLIFANGPTTLCNGETVMLSGNCGGTWSNGETTATITVSAGGDYFVTNSNGCGSATSNVINVTTCTICSLTVNAGADVFKCHGKSIQLSATSDDPTAIYSWSPTEGLDDPNIANPTTSVTHTTTYTVTATAANGCTATDEVTVTVYDLVKAKIKIKSNTASCAAPCVKLATHSNDNYVYTWRYNNADATVGNIHSHTYCACESGTYSVYVTDTSSGCMHHSKKIEIIIAPKMQDADQITTDHEIQINAWPNPANNNLNVSIQNAREGVVTVQLLDMLGRVLQVVHLNGDDISTNETISFNLEQLLAGMYFVRITNGDFNAEQKVIKN
- a CDS encoding ATP-binding protein; protein product: MNTDTLDKMKQMHLHGMHRAFSTSLQAERNEPLTADEMTAMLVDSEWDDRHNRSIERTTKNARFRYKATVEQLDYRSQRGLDKNHIQRLADGKYITQNENILITGPTGTGKSFLASALGQQACGQGFKVLYANATRLFAQLKMAKADGSAIREFAKIEKQDLFILDDFGIQPFDQASRTSLLEILEDRHGKRSIIITSQLPVKQWYEVIGEKTVADAILDRILHHAQRIELKGESLRKNQRKKSEDDNE
- a CDS encoding nuclear transport factor 2 family protein; its protein translation is MENKRFPVPPFTMETALQKVQAAEDAWNTKDPEKVAMAYTPDTEWRNRTEFIRGREEVKAFLKRKWDKELDYKLKKELWGFKDNRMAVRFEYEWHDTAGQWFRSYGNEMWEFDENGYMQKRFASINDLQITEGERKFR
- a CDS encoding helix-turn-helix transcriptional regulator, producing the protein MRIYIKNMVSLRCKMIVEAELKRLKIKHAVVELGEVDIMQPLSDSKRYLLKTVLQLSGLELMDDKKAILVERIKSIIIEMVHYSDELPREMFSSFLTAKLHYNYSFLSNLFSEVKGTTIEQFIILHRIERVKEFILYNELNLTQIADKMHYSSVAHLSNQFKKVTGLTPSFFKSLKNKRRTVLESL
- a CDS encoding carboxypeptidase-like regulatory domain-containing protein, with amino-acid sequence MKKILFILLVLLPALLRAQITTLQGFVADSASNLPIPYATIIINDNNTTGISADSTGHFAIKSLKPITSLTFSFVGYKPQRILFNATDRNEWLNVFMIAQEQELENVTVLAGENPANRIIRAAVKNRELNNYANLNSYAYTAYEKFVVSGIPDSGAVKDSLHTKLFKYLDSNHLLIMESVVKRTHLAPDLTKELVIAQKVSGLQNPNFTVLTSEFQTTNFYKPFINIAATDFVNPISPNSWEKYFFNITDTIYSGSDTVFVMTYNPARGKHFTSLKGMLEINTDGYAIQRVVAEPSDTSLASMFVKIEQRYAKADSVHWFISQINTDIGFKKFAIEGLKVSMSGTTNIKEADINPPLTKKDFDGVGIDILKDAATKPNDYWVAQRTDTLSAKEKVTYNMLDSVGKKNNFDNKLSVLSSLQDGNLKLPYVSIQLYNVLKFNRQEGVRLGMGLETNSDLMRKFKIGAFAGYGLRDEIWKYGGFFEWKLYYPKNIKLRLNYDRTYEERGGTHYFQGSYFGNNENLRSYTISNFDFVDRREIAFTSRIRKYVNLELTAFDVNKKPTDFYQFVNTDSGDPVLQNQFDFAGFKASARFSYKERIIQSLDRYYWINMGYPTVWLQITQGINGFLNGEFTYTKYEGKFSYSFPTKSIGITSIALEGGWVNHSIPATDLFSGRSNFAFLGLFSANSFQTMRSNEFIDDGFASFYFRQDFQSNVIRWGKFQPNFVFVTNIGWGTLSHPEVHLNTAAISMNKGYFESGLMINNIFGKKFFNIVRFNAGGGVFYRYGPYAFSNVFDNLAFKLSWSYNFK